A genomic region of Azoarcus sp. KH32C contains the following coding sequences:
- the amrB gene encoding AmmeMemoRadiSam system protein B has product MATASIRPAAVAGYFYPDDPRVLQMQISEMLSTAVPLEVVHAPKALVVPHAGYVYSGPVAASGYACATELRQRVRKVVMLGPAHRAEVRGFALPASQSFATPLGMVKLHHSDWQALQARPDVVVDDRPHEFEHCLEVQLPFLQTVLDAFEIVPILVGGATGEQVADLLGQLWGGPETLILISSDLSHYHTYDQARSTDRHAVDQVLRMKPVLDHQQACGATPINGLIRAAAARGLEPHLLDLRNSGDTAGDRSRVVGYASIAFTESAAHAAAARH; this is encoded by the coding sequence ATGGCCACTGCTTCGATTCGCCCGGCTGCGGTTGCCGGCTATTTCTATCCGGACGACCCGCGCGTCCTGCAGATGCAGATTTCCGAGATGCTTTCGACGGCCGTTCCGCTGGAGGTCGTCCACGCGCCGAAGGCGCTGGTCGTGCCGCATGCGGGTTACGTCTATTCGGGGCCGGTCGCGGCCTCCGGCTATGCCTGCGCGACAGAGCTGCGCCAGCGGGTTCGGAAAGTCGTGATGCTCGGCCCCGCCCACCGTGCCGAAGTTCGCGGCTTCGCGCTGCCCGCCTCGCAATCCTTCGCGACGCCTCTCGGCATGGTCAAGCTCCACCATTCGGACTGGCAGGCACTGCAAGCACGCCCGGACGTCGTCGTCGACGACCGGCCGCACGAGTTCGAACACTGCCTGGAGGTCCAGCTCCCCTTCCTGCAGACGGTCCTGGATGCCTTCGAAATCGTTCCCATACTGGTCGGCGGCGCTACCGGTGAACAGGTTGCGGATTTGCTCGGCCAATTGTGGGGAGGTCCCGAGACGCTGATCCTGATCAGTTCCGACCTCTCGCACTATCACACCTACGATCAGGCTCGGAGCACCGACCGCCACGCGGTCGACCAGGTGCTGCGCATGAAGCCGGTGCTGGACCACCAACAGGCCTGCGGCGCCACGCCGATCAACGGCCTGATCCGGGCGGCCGCCGCACGCGGCCTCGAACCTCACTTGCTGGATCTGCGTAATTCCGGCGATACCGCTGGAGACCGCTCCCGCGTCGTCGGCTATGCCAGCATCGCTTTCACCGAGTCCGCCGCTCATGCCGCTGCCGCCCGACATTGA
- the amrA gene encoding AmmeMemoRadiSam system protein A: protein MPLPPDIELGPILLARARQAIHHEVAGDAAPADDERLADRGASFVTLTRSGDLRGCIGSVRAQRSLADDVVDNAIGAATRDPRFPPLEHKELDNLRVEVSLLSEPSFLEFADEDELVALLRPNIDGVLLFAGCRSATFLPQVWEQLRDPKIFLAALKQKAGLAPDRPANNLMAATYTVRKWKESPS from the coding sequence ATGCCGCTGCCGCCCGACATTGAACTCGGCCCGATCCTGCTCGCCCGAGCACGGCAGGCCATCCACCACGAAGTCGCCGGTGACGCCGCCCCGGCGGACGACGAACGCCTCGCCGACCGGGGCGCAAGCTTCGTCACGCTGACACGGAGCGGTGACCTGCGCGGCTGCATCGGCAGCGTGCGGGCGCAACGATCGCTTGCCGACGATGTCGTAGACAATGCGATCGGGGCTGCAACCCGCGACCCGCGTTTTCCGCCGCTCGAACACAAGGAACTGGACAATCTCCGCGTCGAAGTGTCGCTGCTGTCCGAACCCAGTTTTCTGGAATTTGCCGACGAAGACGAGCTCGTGGCGCTTCTGCGACCCAACATCGACGGCGTACTGCTGTTCGCCGGGTGTCGCAGCGCGACCTTCCTGCCGCAGGTGTGGGAGCAGCTACGCGATCCGAAAATATTCCTGGCAGCCCTGAAGCAGAAGGCCGGCCTTGCGCCCGACCGCCCCGCAAACAATCTGATGGCTGCCACTTACACAGTGCGCAAGTGGAAGGAGTCGCCGTCATGA
- the amrS gene encoding AmmeMemoRadiSam system radical SAM enzyme: MNYPGRYWHKLDDGRIQCDLCPRFCKLHADQRGACFVRMREGEAMVLTTYGRSSGFCIDPIEKKPLNHFYPGTSVLSFGTAGCNLACKFCQNWDISKSRDMDRLMDSASPDEIARTAVDWGCRSVAFTYNDPVIFAEYAIDAAQAAHVHGLKAVAVTAGYITETARADFYAHMDAANVDLKGFTDDFYVRTCGAHLQPVLDTLTWLVHESDVWVEITTLLIPGLNDSDKELNELSHWVATELGTEVPLHFTAFHPDFKLTEIPHTPAATLTRARRIALEHGLKYVYTGNVHDTDGGTTYCPGCGKAVIERDWYEILDYALDDDGACRACGTRLPGRYEHFSAPFGSRRIPVSIHRQRSSAHS; this comes from the coding sequence ATGAACTACCCCGGGCGCTACTGGCACAAGCTGGACGATGGCCGCATCCAGTGCGATCTGTGTCCGCGATTCTGCAAGCTGCACGCTGACCAGCGCGGCGCGTGTTTCGTGCGCATGCGCGAAGGCGAGGCGATGGTCCTCACAACCTATGGCCGCAGTTCCGGTTTCTGCATCGATCCGATCGAGAAGAAGCCGCTGAACCACTTCTACCCCGGTACCAGCGTGCTCTCCTTCGGCACCGCCGGCTGCAATCTGGCCTGCAAGTTCTGCCAGAACTGGGACATTTCCAAGTCGCGCGACATGGACAGGCTGATGGATTCGGCCTCGCCCGACGAAATCGCCCGCACGGCCGTCGACTGGGGCTGCCGCAGCGTCGCCTTCACCTACAACGATCCCGTGATCTTTGCGGAATACGCAATCGATGCCGCTCAGGCCGCACATGTCCACGGCCTCAAGGCCGTGGCTGTGACCGCGGGCTACATCACCGAGACCGCGCGGGCGGACTTCTACGCCCACATGGACGCCGCAAACGTCGACCTGAAGGGCTTCACCGACGATTTCTACGTCCGCACCTGCGGTGCCCACCTTCAACCTGTCCTCGACACGCTTACGTGGCTGGTCCATGAATCCGATGTTTGGGTGGAGATCACGACCCTGCTGATCCCAGGACTGAACGACTCGGACAAGGAGTTGAACGAACTTTCGCACTGGGTCGCAACCGAGTTGGGCACCGAAGTGCCACTGCATTTCACAGCCTTCCATCCGGACTTCAAGCTCACCGAGATCCCGCATACGCCTGCGGCGACGCTTACCCGCGCACGCCGCATCGCGCTCGAACATGGACTGAAGTACGTCTATACCGGCAACGTCCATGACACCGACGGCGGGACCACGTATTGCCCCGGCTGCGGCAAGGCCGTCATCGAACGCGACTGGTACGAGATCCTCGACTACGCGCTGGACGACGACGGCGCTTGTCGAGCTTGCGGTACCCGGCTGCCCGGCCGCTACGAGCACTTTTCCGCGCCCTTCGGTTCCCGACGCATTCCGGTTAGCATCCATCGGCAGCGATCTTCGGCGCATAGCTGA
- a CDS encoding phosphoribosyltransferase: MKLRTTDISIPYEQLWLNGELAHSPEVRGLVAILRPAGSPFVHSRELQVAHVLQEAGFATLLINLLTSYEESRDPDARFNVPQLANRVLAIGEWCLHQPPLAGLAIGLVASGTASGAAIRAGWKAPERFAAIVCRAGRPDLAGLTPLNALTIPIRMIVGSADPHIGMIRQAYEHLRGAHDWQNVDGVGEQFDETGPLERFAALAAEWLAAKLPMPLPDATVGDDQRPVGGAGASTTATALPGEDADADRL; the protein is encoded by the coding sequence GTGAAACTGCGCACCACCGACATCAGCATCCCGTACGAGCAACTCTGGCTCAACGGGGAGCTCGCTCATTCGCCGGAGGTTCGCGGATTGGTTGCGATCCTGCGTCCGGCAGGCAGCCCCTTCGTTCACTCGCGCGAATTGCAGGTCGCGCATGTATTGCAGGAAGCCGGCTTCGCGACCCTGCTGATCAATTTGCTGACCAGCTACGAAGAATCTCGCGATCCGGACGCGCGTTTCAACGTCCCGCAGCTCGCGAACCGGGTTCTGGCGATCGGCGAATGGTGCCTCCACCAGCCCCCGCTCGCGGGTCTCGCTATCGGACTCGTCGCGTCGGGCACGGCCAGCGGGGCTGCAATCCGCGCCGGCTGGAAGGCGCCCGAGCGATTCGCCGCGATCGTCTGCCGCGCCGGCCGCCCTGATCTCGCAGGGCTGACCCCGCTCAACGCGCTGACGATCCCGATCCGGATGATCGTCGGCAGCGCCGACCCTCACATCGGAATGATCCGTCAGGCCTACGAGCATCTGCGCGGCGCGCATGATTGGCAAAACGTGGATGGAGTCGGCGAGCAGTTCGACGAAACCGGCCCGCTGGAACGTTTTGCCGCGCTCGCGGCCGAATGGCTAGCGGCAAAGCTCCCGATGCCTCTGCCGGACGCCACCGTCGGCGACGACCAGCGGCCGGTGGGCGGTGCTGGAGCTTCGACGACCGCCACTGCACTGCCGGGCGAAGACGCGGACGCCGATCGCCTATAA
- the mfd gene encoding transcription-repair coupling factor, with amino-acid sequence MSRALDPLLPQLAALAFPKPGVRLDLPPLAGSADALAIAQLASRGRTLLLVTANPPDAQRLQDEIAWLAPGLRTHLLPDWETLPYETFSPHQDLISERLSTLYAVGRGEADVVLVPASTALYRMAPPSFLAAYTFFVKQREKLDVEQLRNQMAVAGYTHVTQVVSPGEFSVRGGLVDLYPMGATLPFRIDLFDDEVESIKTFDPDTQRTVYPVTEIRMLPAREFPMDDAGRTRFRSRFRETFEGDPSRVSLYKDVSNGIAPAGVEYYLPLFFEETATLFDYLPKDAVVVLHRDVPAAIEEFWRDTRSRHDFLKGDRSRPVLPPDVLFLGQESFYEALKSHPRIHIGAAAASDSDAIAQPLPPLAVERKATDPLHGLKDFLAGDWARAGGRVLVLADAPGRRETMSEFFTEYGLKPAASADFAGFLESSEPLALGVGPLVGGFMLPDAKIAIVTESELYAATARTRARRDTRKAATMEGWLRDLSELKPGDPVVHVSHGIGRYIGLIHMDLGEGQTEFLHLEYANGDKLYVPVAQLHVITRYAGADPEAVELHRLGSGQWEKAKKKAAMQVRDTAAELLALYAQRAARPGHRFDFKQHDLDAFAEGFGFETTPDQQGAIDAVIADMKSGRPMDRLVCGDVGFGKTEVALRAAFIAVADGKQVVVLTPTTLLAEQHYQTFADRFADFPIRIAELSRFKSAKEQTEALKQLAEGKVDIIIGTHRLLQKDVQFKRLGLVIIDEEHRFGVRQKEALKSLRSEIDILTLTATPIPRTLGLALEGLREFSVIATAPQKRLAIKTFVQRWSKGIVREAVLREFKRGGQVYFLHNEVETIENIRNDLTELLPEARIVVGHGQLPERELERVMRDFTQQRANLLLCTTIIETGINIPTANTIIINRADRFGLAQLHQLRGRVGRSHHQAYAYLLTDSHAKPTALAQKRLEAITMMEELGSGFYLAMHDLEIRGAGEVLGENQSGEIQQVGFSLYTEMLKRAVRDLQAGKEPDLSQPLEVVSEINLHTPALLPNDYCPDVQERLTLYKRLANCDSDDDLRALQEELIDRFGELPQQTQALIESHRLRLIVKPFGVAKLDASESQITIQFGPNPPIDPTKVIFLIQKDKNTKMAGPDRLIRKASQPNIKLRVQGVKELLLSVKA; translated from the coding sequence ATGTCCCGTGCACTCGATCCGCTGTTGCCGCAGCTTGCGGCCCTTGCCTTTCCCAAGCCCGGCGTACGCCTCGACCTGCCGCCGCTCGCCGGCTCGGCCGACGCACTGGCCATCGCACAACTCGCCTCGCGCGGCCGCACCCTGCTCCTCGTCACCGCGAATCCGCCCGACGCCCAACGGCTGCAGGACGAGATTGCCTGGCTCGCGCCCGGGTTGCGCACCCATCTCCTGCCGGACTGGGAAACGCTGCCTTACGAGACATTCTCGCCGCACCAGGACCTGATCTCCGAGCGCCTCTCGACGCTCTATGCCGTCGGTCGCGGCGAGGCGGACGTCGTGCTCGTGCCGGCCTCGACGGCCCTCTACCGGATGGCGCCGCCCTCCTTCCTCGCGGCCTACACCTTCTTCGTCAAGCAGCGCGAGAAGCTCGACGTCGAACAGCTGCGCAACCAGATGGCGGTCGCGGGCTACACGCACGTCACCCAGGTCGTGAGTCCCGGCGAGTTCTCGGTCCGCGGCGGCCTTGTCGACCTCTACCCGATGGGCGCCACGCTGCCCTTCCGCATCGACCTCTTCGACGACGAAGTCGAAAGCATCAAGACCTTCGACCCGGATACGCAGCGCACCGTCTATCCGGTGACTGAAATCCGCATGCTGCCGGCGCGCGAATTCCCGATGGACGACGCCGGCCGCACGCGCTTTCGCAGCCGCTTCCGCGAAACCTTCGAAGGCGACCCGTCGCGCGTGTCGCTCTACAAGGACGTCTCCAACGGCATCGCGCCCGCGGGCGTGGAGTACTACCTGCCGCTTTTCTTCGAAGAGACGGCGACCCTCTTCGACTATCTGCCGAAGGACGCGGTCGTCGTCCTGCACCGCGACGTACCCGCCGCGATCGAGGAATTCTGGCGCGACACGCGCTCGCGCCACGACTTCCTGAAGGGGGACCGCAGCCGTCCCGTGCTGCCGCCGGACGTCCTCTTCCTCGGCCAGGAATCGTTCTATGAGGCGCTCAAGAGCCATCCGCGCATCCACATCGGAGCTGCCGCGGCGAGCGATTCCGATGCCATCGCGCAGCCGCTGCCGCCGCTTGCCGTCGAACGCAAGGCAACCGATCCCCTGCACGGCCTGAAGGACTTCCTCGCGGGCGACTGGGCTCGCGCGGGCGGCCGCGTCCTCGTGCTGGCCGACGCTCCGGGCCGGCGCGAGACGATGTCGGAGTTCTTCACCGAGTACGGTCTCAAGCCCGCTGCGAGCGCGGACTTCGCCGGTTTCCTGGAGTCGTCCGAGCCCCTCGCCCTCGGCGTCGGTCCGCTCGTCGGCGGCTTCATGCTGCCGGATGCCAAGATCGCGATCGTCACGGAGTCCGAGCTCTACGCCGCCACCGCCCGCACTCGCGCACGCCGGGACACGCGCAAGGCCGCGACGATGGAAGGCTGGCTGCGCGATCTCTCCGAGCTCAAGCCCGGCGACCCGGTCGTGCACGTCTCGCACGGCATCGGCCGCTACATCGGCTTGATCCACATGGACCTCGGCGAAGGCCAGACCGAGTTCCTGCATCTCGAATACGCCAATGGCGACAAACTCTACGTCCCCGTCGCCCAGCTCCACGTCATCACCCGCTACGCGGGCGCCGACCCGGAAGCCGTCGAACTGCACCGCCTCGGCTCCGGCCAATGGGAAAAGGCCAAGAAGAAGGCCGCGATGCAGGTCCGCGACACTGCCGCCGAGCTCCTCGCCCTGTACGCCCAACGCGCCGCCCGCCCCGGCCACCGCTTCGACTTCAAACAGCACGACCTCGACGCCTTCGCGGAAGGCTTCGGCTTCGAGACCACGCCCGACCAGCAAGGCGCGATCGACGCCGTGATCGCCGACATGAAATCCGGCCGGCCAATGGATCGGCTCGTCTGCGGCGATGTCGGTTTCGGCAAGACCGAAGTCGCGCTGCGCGCCGCCTTCATCGCCGTCGCGGACGGCAAGCAGGTCGTCGTGCTCACCCCCACGACGCTGCTCGCCGAGCAGCACTACCAGACCTTCGCCGACCGCTTCGCCGACTTCCCGATCCGCATCGCCGAGCTCTCGCGCTTCAAGAGCGCCAAGGAACAGACCGAGGCCCTCAAGCAGCTCGCCGAAGGCAAGGTCGACATCATCATCGGCACGCACCGCCTGCTGCAGAAGGACGTCCAATTCAAACGCCTGGGCCTCGTCATCATCGACGAGGAACACCGTTTCGGCGTGCGTCAGAAGGAAGCGCTGAAGTCGCTGCGCAGCGAAATCGACATCCTGACCCTCACCGCGACGCCGATCCCGCGCACGCTCGGCCTCGCCCTCGAAGGGCTGCGCGAGTTCTCGGTCATCGCCACGGCCCCGCAGAAGCGCCTCGCGATCAAGACCTTCGTGCAACGCTGGAGCAAGGGCATCGTCCGCGAAGCCGTGCTGCGCGAATTCAAGCGCGGCGGACAGGTGTATTTCCTGCACAACGAAGTCGAAACGATCGAAAACATCCGCAACGACCTCACGGAGCTGCTTCCCGAGGCCCGCATCGTCGTCGGCCACGGCCAGCTCCCCGAGCGCGAACTCGAACGCGTGATGCGCGACTTCACGCAACAGCGCGCCAACCTGCTGCTCTGCACGACGATCATCGAAACCGGCATCAACATCCCGACCGCCAACACGATCATCATCAACCGCGCCGACCGCTTCGGCCTCGCGCAGTTGCACCAGCTCCGCGGGCGCGTTGGCCGCAGCCACCACCAGGCCTACGCCTACCTGCTCACCGACTCCCACGCCAAGCCCACGGCCCTGGCTCAGAAACGCCTCGAAGCGATCACGATGATGGAAGAGCTCGGCTCGGGCTTCTACCTCGCGATGCACGACCTCGAAATCCGCGGTGCCGGCGAAGTGCTCGGCGAAAACCAATCCGGCGAGATCCAGCAGGTCGGCTTCAGCCTCTACACTGAGATGCTCAAGCGCGCGGTCCGCGACTTGCAGGCCGGCAAGGAGCCCGACCTCAGCCAGCCGCTCGAAGTCGTCTCCGAGATCAACCTGCACACCCCGGCGCTACTGCCGAATGACTACTGCCCCGATGTGCAGGAACGCCTCACGCTCTACAAACGCCTCGCGAACTGCGACTCCGACGACGACCTGCGTGCGCTGCAGGAAGAGCTCATCGACCGCTTCGGCGAACTGCCGCAGCAGACCCAGGCCCTCATCGAATCCCACCGCCTGCGCCT